In Ictidomys tridecemlineatus isolate mIctTri1 chromosome 16, mIctTri1.hap1, whole genome shotgun sequence, a single genomic region encodes these proteins:
- the LOC144371248 gene encoding Fanconi anemia group A protein-like has protein sequence MAGSPPPGTAAGSDPLRHRRSWAQLLAGRVKRQKYNPERGQKLKNSAVQLLRCHRSLSDLLLEVDDRPCEKLCLDRLIACDSDKASTDGSCSFIGSAFQDQALKLGVPVGNLSARTVACSMKMVCEEPSHPVLLSTEQRKKLSSLLEIAQYFLAHCMFSHLSFCQEVWKAQNSLLLEAVWSLHVQSVVSLQELLESHPDLRAVVAWLFRNLRLLCQQIDTSCPYLDIARAVLSDFVELLVSQGFQENSDLRRVEETGTMSQVAAEVLQSMLSCKSVAPAAGNAWLLRSRPSFPALPWQ, from the exons ATGGCAGGCTCTCCGCCTCCGGGAACAGCCGCGGGTTCCGATCCTCTGCGCCACCGGAGGTCCTGGGCCCAGCTGCTGG CGGGAAGAGTCAAGAGGCAAAAATATAATCCGGAAAGGGGACAGAAACTGAAGAACTCGGCCGTGCAACTCCTGAGATGCCACCGGAGCCTGAGTGACCTTCTGCTTGAG GTGGATGATCGACCCTGTGAAAAATTGTGCCTCGACAGATTGATTGCTTGTGACAGTGACAAGGCCTCCACGGATGGTTCTTGTTCCTTCATAG GCTCTGCTTTTCAGGATCAGGCCTTGAAGCTGGGGGTTCCTGTGGGGAACCTGTCAGCAAGGACAGTTGCCTGCAGTATGAAGATGGTCTGTGAGGAGCCTAGCCATCCCGTGCTGCTCAGCACTGAGCAAAGA AAGAAACTGTCTTCCTTGCTTGAGATTGCTCAGTATTTTCTGGCACACTGCATGTTCTCCCACCTCTCCTTCTGCCAAGAAGTATGGAAAGCACAG AACTCTCTCTTGCTTGAAGCTGTATGGAGTCTTCATGTGCAAAGTGTCGTGAGCCTACAAGAGCTGCTGGAAAG CCATCCTGACTTGCGGGCCGTGGTGGCATGGCTCTTCAGGAACCTGCGCCTCCTGTGCCAGCAGATAGATACCTCCTGCCCATACCTGGACATCGCTAGGGCTGTGCTCTCTG ATTTTGTGGAGCTGTTGGTTTCACAGGGATTTCAAGAAAACTCAGATCTGAGAAGAGTGGAGGAGACTGGAACAATGTCCCAG GTGGCTGCTGAGGTGCTGCAGAGCATGCTCTCATGTAAGTCGGTGGCCCCTGCAGCTGGGAATGCGTGGCTGCTCAGGAGCCGTCCCAGCTTTCCGGCCTTGCCCTGGCAGTAG